One genomic window of Mucilaginibacter sp. SJ includes the following:
- a CDS encoding helix-turn-helix domain-containing protein has translation MSILKSTFALMNTDHVKLNKNWNFKNVTSTFYRLYFIDGGEGKLYNTTEAFRLENGYLYLVPSFTTCCYYCDSYLSQYYISFVEESADGSSLFSSNRKIFKIKATDDDIACFKRILHLNPNRGLNISNNPKVYEKRPILKNFIALNEFMPIAAYVETNGLLLRLLSKFLAPDFFLIKDKSIIHSKISDAINYIQTNLQLTITVADLANRASYNPDYFSRLFHENTGERPLTYLQSKRIERAQLLLTTTSMTFYEIAVETGFENLAYFSRVFKKRAGQTPSAYKKGSMII, from the coding sequence ATGAGCATTTTAAAGTCGACATTTGCCCTAATGAACACGGATCATGTTAAGTTGAACAAAAACTGGAATTTCAAAAATGTGACCAGCACTTTTTACCGCTTATATTTTATTGATGGTGGTGAAGGTAAATTATATAACACTACGGAAGCTTTCAGACTCGAAAATGGTTATTTATATTTAGTACCAAGTTTTACAACCTGTTGTTACTATTGCGATAGCTATTTAAGCCAATATTACATATCATTTGTCGAAGAATCGGCAGATGGTTCATCGCTATTTTCGTCAAACAGAAAAATATTTAAAATAAAAGCTACAGACGATGATATTGCATGCTTTAAAAGAATACTTCATTTAAACCCGAACAGGGGCTTGAACATTTCAAATAATCCCAAAGTGTATGAAAAACGTCCGATATTAAAAAACTTTATCGCGTTGAATGAATTTATGCCTATTGCTGCATATGTAGAAACCAATGGATTATTATTGCGGTTACTGTCCAAATTCTTGGCGCCTGATTTTTTTTTAATAAAGGATAAAAGCATTATTCATTCTAAGATTTCTGATGCCATAAATTATATACAAACCAATTTACAGTTGACGATTACAGTAGCTGATTTAGCAAATAGGGCCAGTTATAATCCTGATTATTTTTCGAGGCTTTTTCATGAAAATACAGGGGAACGCCCACTCACCTATCTACAATCTAAAAGAATTGAAAGGGCGCAGTTATTATTAACCACCACAAGCATGACATTTTACGAAATCGCAGTAGAAACAGGATTTGAAAATTTAGCTTATTTTTCGCGTGTCTTTAAAAAGCGAGCTGGACAAACTCCAAGCGCTTATAAAAAAGGCAGCATGATTATATAA
- a CDS encoding TolC family protein gives MKKISLLLLTILSFGSFRLSAQVVYSLQQLKDAAGKNSHQLAIKEYQVQEKISKLKEDEIKKYPAATLDGTYQYNFKLPDITVPAGALGSVKTGNGDTQLLPAQSSNFAVGQKGSYNVGLNLYQPLSQQFKINTGLEIDKTDIKLIQKEKEKTVLQLGLEIEQLYYGTLITQKQSEAEAARLELAKARLKDAEGALAAGKTTGVNLAGLRADIAGEEQSLLKLDIQVQDYLGELSRITELDLTGAKLMEAEPDNSVPEPVEAYKSSSFGNPDMEIGRLNKEKALLGIKAARQSNIPDIGIITGYYVQQGSPVLPPSSPYVGISLKWNLQDLFSNKQVQNQRVFQLKQAEESLIYTKRQIDSDIDKTWRKIKQSGALILAAKKLVAYRRDALKEQQDRQIAGLDIKTAMLETKLRLSEAEVNLYSAQLSNVIAIAELRNLAGQIK, from the coding sequence ATGAAAAAAATCAGCCTCCTGCTATTGACGATATTGTCATTCGGTTCTTTCCGCTTATCTGCACAGGTAGTCTATTCGCTGCAACAGCTGAAAGATGCTGCCGGGAAGAACAGCCATCAGCTGGCTATTAAAGAATACCAGGTGCAGGAAAAAATCAGTAAGCTAAAAGAAGACGAAATAAAAAAATATCCTGCGGCAACACTCGACGGAACTTATCAGTACAATTTCAAATTACCTGATATTACTGTACCTGCGGGTGCACTGGGTTCTGTAAAAACAGGTAATGGAGATACCCAGCTTTTGCCGGCGCAATCCAGCAATTTTGCCGTGGGACAGAAAGGCAGCTATAACGTGGGGCTTAATCTTTATCAACCCCTGTCGCAACAATTCAAAATAAATACAGGGCTTGAGATAGACAAAACTGATATCAAGCTGATACAAAAAGAGAAGGAGAAAACGGTACTGCAATTAGGGCTTGAAATTGAGCAACTATATTACGGAACACTTATAACCCAAAAGCAAAGCGAAGCGGAAGCGGCCAGACTGGAACTGGCCAAAGCCAGGCTGAAAGACGCCGAAGGGGCGTTGGCAGCCGGCAAAACCACGGGGGTCAATCTTGCCGGTTTGCGGGCTGATATAGCGGGCGAAGAACAAAGCCTGTTAAAACTTGACATTCAGGTACAGGATTATCTGGGCGAACTGAGCAGGATTACCGAGCTGGATTTAACTGGCGCAAAACTAATGGAAGCCGAGCCTGACAATTCAGTTCCTGAACCTGTAGAGGCTTATAAGAGTTCGTCCTTTGGCAACCCTGATATGGAAATAGGCAGGCTGAATAAGGAAAAGGCGTTATTGGGAATAAAAGCGGCCAGGCAAAGCAATATACCAGATATCGGAATTATAACTGGCTATTATGTCCAACAAGGCAGCCCTGTATTACCTCCTAGCAGCCCGTACGTGGGCATTAGCCTAAAATGGAACCTGCAGGATCTTTTCTCTAATAAGCAGGTGCAAAACCAAAGGGTTTTCCAGTTAAAGCAGGCTGAAGAAAGTCTGATTTATACAAAACGTCAAATAGACAGCGATATAGACAAAACCTGGCGCAAAATAAAACAGTCGGGGGCGTTAATTCTGGCAGCAAAAAAACTGGTAGCTTATCGTAGGGATGCACTGAAAGAGCAGCAGGACAGGCAAATTGCGGGGCTCGATA
- a CDS encoding efflux RND transporter periplasmic adaptor subunit, translating into MIKIQTLKNIPKVIAIVLFFAACTDKKEKSNEETGNAISVQTETVSSTPKTNEITFSGNVEGTTTVKLGFMVPGKINLIASKVGQLVSKGQLVASLEATDYTLNKQLADVQLNEAKDEYRRLKILHDKGSLSESDFSKISTSLQKAEIQQKLTVKNLSDARLFTPIDGVLLSKQAEVGEIISAGTPLFVVSDIRKVTVLAFVPEGELSGLHIGQSASINIAALGKTFSGQITEVGAIADAASRAFTVKIGLDNAGLHIRPGMIAEARIIFNGQKKGILLPVESIINDSGNQSYVYVADKTGGKAFKRKVSLGKMSANKIEIVSGLSVGETVVTSGQTKLSDGALITIAR; encoded by the coding sequence ATGATAAAAATACAAACCCTAAAAAATATCCCGAAGGTGATTGCCATCGTATTGTTTTTTGCGGCATGTACCGACAAGAAAGAAAAGTCAAATGAGGAAACAGGCAATGCCATATCTGTACAAACAGAAACCGTATCGTCCACCCCAAAAACTAATGAAATAACTTTCAGTGGCAATGTTGAAGGGACTACTACTGTCAAACTCGGCTTTATGGTGCCGGGCAAAATCAATCTGATCGCAAGCAAGGTAGGACAGCTTGTCTCCAAAGGACAACTGGTAGCAAGCCTGGAGGCCACTGACTACACACTTAATAAGCAGCTTGCCGACGTACAGTTGAACGAAGCGAAGGATGAGTACAGGCGTTTAAAAATACTACATGACAAAGGGAGCCTAAGCGAAAGCGACTTTTCAAAAATTAGCACTTCGCTGCAAAAAGCGGAGATACAACAAAAGCTTACAGTAAAGAATCTGAGTGATGCCAGGCTGTTCACGCCAATAGACGGAGTACTATTAAGCAAGCAAGCCGAAGTGGGCGAAATCATTAGCGCCGGCACACCGCTGTTTGTGGTCTCTGACATCAGGAAGGTAACGGTGCTGGCGTTTGTGCCGGAAGGAGAGCTAAGCGGATTACATATAGGTCAGTCAGCAAGCATTAACATTGCGGCGTTGGGCAAAACCTTTTCCGGCCAGATAACAGAAGTCGGCGCAATAGCCGACGCGGCGTCCAGGGCTTTTACGGTAAAGATCGGATTGGATAACGCAGGGTTGCATATACGCCCGGGGATGATTGCCGAAGCCAGAATTATCTTTAACGGGCAGAAAAAAGGGATCCTGCTGCCGGTAGAAAGTATCATAAACGACTCCGGCAACCAAAGCTATGTCTATGTAGCAGATAAGACTGGCGGAAAAGCCTTCAAACGTAAAGTGAGCCTGGGCAAAATGTCGGCAAATAAAATCGAAATCGTCTCCGGACTTTCGGTCGGCGAGACAGTCGTTACATCAGGCCAAACCAAACTTTCTGATGGGGCCTTAATAACAATTGCAAGGTAA
- a CDS encoding DUF1501 domain-containing protein, whose translation MSNFHHDEEFRLHTPEFDALNKKLDRRDFLTKTSLGLGALAVGSLFGNSLFGSSPKAAMSAAQGDLEADILRALPHFAPKAKRVVYLFQSGGPSQFELFDYKPKLTSMLGQNLPDSVRKGQRLTGMSANQSVLPMVPSYYKFNQHGESQTWMSELMPHTAQVVDDLCIIKSMHSEAINHDPAITFFQTGNQLPGRPSIGSWISYGLGSDNNNLPTFIVLVSKNGQKDQPLYARLWGNGFLPSKHQGVQFRAGKDPVLYLNNPDGYDGKDRKEMLEYLSKLNQLQNQAYGDPEVEARISQYEMAYRMQTSVPEVMSMADEPNEVFEMYGPDSRDSGTYAANCLLARKLLEKDVKFVQLYHQGWDQHTNLPSAIATQCKATDQATAALIKDLKRRGLLEDTLVIWGGEFGRTVYSQGKLTANDYGRDHHPRCFTMWMAGAGVKPGITYGETDDFSYNITKDPVHVHDFQATLMRLMGIDHERLTYKFQGRRFRLTDVEGKVVKDILS comes from the coding sequence ATGTCGAATTTTCATCATGATGAAGAGTTCAGGTTGCATACACCTGAATTTGACGCACTCAATAAAAAACTTGACCGGCGCGATTTTTTAACCAAAACCTCGCTGGGTCTGGGGGCATTAGCCGTAGGATCACTGTTTGGTAACAGTCTTTTCGGCAGTTCGCCTAAAGCTGCCATGAGCGCTGCACAAGGCGACCTGGAGGCCGATATTCTTAGGGCTTTACCACACTTCGCGCCAAAGGCTAAGAGGGTAGTGTACCTGTTTCAAAGCGGCGGGCCATCGCAGTTTGAGCTGTTTGATTATAAGCCTAAGCTAACTTCTATGCTGGGTCAAAATCTGCCCGATTCGGTGCGCAAGGGGCAACGCCTTACCGGGATGAGCGCCAATCAAAGCGTGTTGCCCATGGTGCCGTCATACTATAAATTTAACCAGCACGGCGAAAGCCAAACCTGGATGAGCGAACTGATGCCGCATACCGCTCAGGTGGTTGATGATCTTTGTATCATCAAATCCATGCATTCAGAGGCTATTAACCATGATCCGGCTATTACATTCTTCCAGACGGGTAACCAGCTTCCGGGCAGGCCATCTATAGGTTCGTGGATCAGCTACGGTTTGGGGTCTGACAATAATAACCTGCCTACCTTTATTGTACTGGTTTCCAAAAATGGGCAAAAAGATCAGCCGTTGTATGCCAGGTTATGGGGTAACGGCTTTCTGCCATCCAAACATCAGGGTGTACAGTTCAGGGCCGGTAAAGATCCTGTGCTGTATTTGAATAATCCCGATGGTTATGACGGTAAGGACAGGAAAGAGATGCTGGAATACTTGTCAAAATTAAACCAGCTGCAAAATCAAGCCTACGGTGATCCTGAGGTAGAAGCAAGGATATCGCAATATGAAATGGCCTACAGGATGCAAACCTCAGTACCCGAAGTAATGAGTATGGCCGATGAACCTAACGAGGTGTTTGAAATGTACGGGCCTGATAGTCGTGATTCAGGCACATATGCTGCCAATTGCTTACTGGCCCGCAAACTGCTTGAAAAAGATGTGAAATTTGTACAGCTATATCACCAGGGCTGGGATCAGCACACTAATTTACCGTCGGCCATTGCCACCCAGTGTAAAGCCACTGACCAGGCTACAGCTGCGCTGATCAAAGATCTGAAAAGACGCGGTTTGCTGGAAGATACATTGGTGATTTGGGGTGGCGAATTTGGCCGCACCGTGTATTCGCAGGGAAAACTTACGGCAAATGATTACGGGCGCGATCATCATCCACGCTGTTTTACCATGTGGATGGCGGGTGCAGGTGTAAAACCCGGCATCACTTATGGTGAAACCGACGATTTTAGTTATAACATTACCAAAGATCCGGTACATGTGCATGATTTTCAGGCCACGCTGATGCGCCTGATGGGTATTGACCATGAAAGGCTTACTTATAAATTTCAGGGCAGGCGCTTCCGCCTGACAGATGTTGAGGGAAAAGTTGTTAAAGATATATTGTCATAG
- a CDS encoding efflux RND transporter permease subunit produces the protein MNFIEVALKYKQVTLAVLLMLFAVGVNSLLNMPRREDPKITIRTGLVIASFPGASAAQVEEQVTQKLEQYLFQYEEVDKTKTYSTSKDGMAVINVELSENVKQPDIFWNKLRHQFLLAKEVDLPAGVQGPIVDSDFGDTEAIVIALESKDASYESLKDYTQKVEDQVRTLPQASKVKRIGEQKEEVVVSSTSGKLAQYDVNMMQVVQSLQSQNSIDATGEIKTGSSKTPLYTNGYFHTETDLASLIVGTSATGSPVKMSDIATLKRGYAEPESIITVNGSRAILLSIQMHEGNNIVDFGKDVEKKIAEARKLIPSDVKIITLVSQPKLVDESISHFIKEFFLAIVSVIVVVILLLPFRIASVAAMAIPMTVALTFAILNTLGIELHQVSLAGLILVLGMVVDDAIVIADNYVELLDEGIDRWTAAWRSAHDLLIPVLAATVTIIASFMPLILIKGSTGEFIFTLPITVAVALISSYFVALFLTPLLCYTFIKKGLHQHNDQAEGQEKKRQKKSALTYMQDAYNAALGWCVKHPVLTILTSITFAFLTVVIFKLGVRELFFPPAERNQFVVELWMPTGTKLEKTNSAILKAEQLVKDDKRVISFATFTGTSAPRFYYNFTPEVPTSNYALILVNTTNAQTTEEMAEELTGKMRGLIPDGRFFVKLMQQGTDLKAPVEVRIIGDDVTRLKTIAVQVEDIMKKAKGSRLVRSDFGEDHYGIQVTPKEEGKRLGFTTSSIAQSIYTGFTGASISTMYEGDSPINILFRLNPDARKSTSDLQNLYITSPVNNATVPLRQIADLTPQWQSGKIMHRNGMKTLTVQSETKSHVLPAELLEEIRPAVDSLKLPGGYRIEYAGEEGGKAEVENDLITALSISMVLIFLILLFQFRNLKEVFIIMTTIPLSLFGSILGLAVTGNNFSFTAFIGLVSLSGIVVRNAIILVDYTNVLLKQGLDIKTAATEAAKRRLRPVFLTAMAAAVGVLPMIISKSPMWAPLASVLSFGVVWSMVMALLTVPVMYIGVIHPSDKKDILQDNKTIIANEA, from the coding sequence ATGAATTTTATAGAAGTAGCACTTAAATATAAGCAGGTTACGCTGGCCGTTTTGCTCATGCTATTCGCGGTGGGTGTAAACTCGCTGTTGAATATGCCTCGTCGGGAAGACCCTAAGATAACAATTAGAACCGGCCTGGTCATCGCTTCCTTTCCCGGGGCGTCGGCTGCACAGGTAGAAGAACAGGTTACCCAGAAACTGGAACAGTACCTTTTTCAATACGAAGAAGTTGACAAGACCAAAACCTACTCTACCTCAAAGGATGGAATGGCGGTCATCAATGTAGAGCTGTCCGAAAACGTAAAACAGCCTGATATCTTTTGGAACAAATTAAGACATCAATTCCTGCTTGCCAAAGAAGTTGATCTGCCCGCAGGTGTACAGGGCCCGATTGTTGACTCAGACTTTGGTGATACTGAAGCTATCGTTATTGCCCTTGAGAGTAAGGATGCCAGCTATGAGTCTTTAAAAGACTATACCCAAAAGGTAGAAGATCAGGTCAGGACGCTGCCACAGGCCTCAAAAGTTAAGCGTATTGGTGAACAAAAAGAAGAAGTTGTGGTGTCTTCTACATCCGGCAAATTGGCTCAATACGATGTTAATATGATGCAGGTGGTACAGTCACTGCAGTCGCAAAATAGCATTGATGCCACCGGAGAGATCAAAACAGGGAGTAGTAAGACACCACTCTACACCAATGGCTATTTTCATACCGAAACCGATCTGGCCAGTTTAATCGTTGGAACATCGGCTACAGGTTCACCTGTAAAAATGAGTGACATAGCGACCTTGAAAAGAGGGTATGCGGAACCCGAAAGCATTATTACGGTCAACGGCAGCAGGGCCATTCTACTATCCATACAAATGCATGAAGGCAATAACATTGTCGATTTCGGGAAAGATGTAGAAAAAAAGATAGCAGAAGCACGGAAACTGATCCCTTCGGATGTGAAGATCATTACACTGGTATCGCAACCCAAGCTGGTCGATGAAAGTATTTCGCATTTCATCAAAGAATTTTTTCTCGCTATAGTATCGGTTATCGTCGTGGTCATTCTGCTGCTCCCATTCCGTATTGCATCGGTAGCGGCCATGGCCATACCAATGACTGTGGCGCTAACGTTTGCCATTTTAAACACACTGGGCATTGAATTACACCAGGTATCGCTTGCCGGGCTCATCCTGGTACTGGGAATGGTGGTGGATGATGCAATCGTAATTGCGGATAACTATGTAGAATTGCTTGACGAGGGTATTGACCGATGGACCGCGGCCTGGCGCAGTGCGCATGATCTGCTGATACCGGTACTAGCCGCAACTGTTACCATTATTGCTTCGTTTATGCCTTTAATACTTATTAAAGGTTCTACCGGAGAGTTCATATTTACTTTGCCGATTACAGTGGCTGTTGCCCTTATTTCGTCCTACTTTGTTGCCTTGTTCCTGACTCCTTTACTTTGTTATACGTTCATAAAAAAAGGATTACACCAGCATAACGATCAGGCCGAGGGGCAAGAGAAAAAAAGACAGAAAAAATCTGCTCTTACCTATATGCAGGACGCTTATAATGCGGCGTTAGGGTGGTGCGTAAAACATCCTGTGCTAACAATCCTTACCAGCATTACATTTGCCTTCCTGACAGTTGTCATATTTAAGCTGGGGGTACGCGAGTTGTTCTTTCCTCCCGCTGAACGCAATCAATTTGTGGTCGAATTATGGATGCCTACGGGTACCAAACTGGAGAAAACCAATTCGGCTATTTTAAAAGCTGAACAGTTAGTAAAAGATGATAAGAGGGTAATATCCTTCGCCACCTTTACCGGCACATCAGCACCGAGGTTTTACTACAATTTTACGCCGGAAGTCCCTACAAGTAATTATGCATTGATACTGGTAAACACGACCAATGCCCAAACTACCGAAGAAATGGCTGAAGAGCTAACCGGAAAAATGAGGGGGCTGATACCGGACGGAAGATTTTTTGTAAAGCTAATGCAGCAGGGTACCGATTTAAAAGCCCCGGTGGAAGTCCGCATCATTGGTGATGATGTAACGCGGTTAAAAACAATTGCAGTACAGGTAGAGGATATCATGAAGAAGGCCAAGGGTAGCCGCCTGGTACGAAGTGACTTTGGTGAGGATCACTATGGTATACAGGTTACCCCTAAAGAAGAAGGAAAACGGCTGGGCTTTACCACATCCAGCATTGCACAATCGATTTACACAGGCTTTACGGGTGCATCCATCTCTACGATGTATGAAGGTGATAGTCCTATAAACATTCTGTTCCGGCTAAATCCCGACGCCCGCAAAAGCACAAGCGATCTACAGAATCTGTACATCACCTCCCCTGTTAATAATGCAACCGTACCATTAAGGCAGATAGCTGACCTGACCCCGCAATGGCAGAGCGGCAAGATCATGCACCGCAATGGCATGAAAACACTGACAGTTCAAAGTGAAACGAAGTCGCATGTGTTACCGGCCGAACTGCTTGAAGAAATAAGACCGGCTGTTGACAGTCTGAAGTTGCCAGGCGGCTATCGCATAGAATATGCCGGTGAAGAAGGCGGTAAAGCAGAGGTGGAAAATGACCTGATCACTGCATTATCCATCAGCATGGTGTTGATATTTCTTATTCTTTTATTTCAGTTCAGAAACCTGAAAGAAGTATTTATTATCATGACAACTATTCCCCTGAGCCTGTTTGGCTCTATTCTCGGACTTGCAGTTACCGGCAATAATTTCAGTTTCACAGCATTCATAGGACTTGTATCCTTATCAGGCATCGTGGTTCGCAACGCCATTATATTGGTCGATTATACCAATGTGCTTCTCAAACAGGGTCTGGACATAAAGACCGCAGCAACTGAGGCCGCTAAGCGACGATTGCGTCCTGTTTTTCTTACCGCCATGGCAGCTGCAGTCGGGGTACTTCCGATGATTATTTCTAAATCGCCCATGTGGGCCCCCCTGGCCAGCGTACTGTCCTTCGGAGTGGTTTGGAGCATGGTAATGGCCCTGCTTACGGTGCCGGTTATGTATATAGGGGTGATTCACCCCAGTGATAAAAAAGACATTTTACAGGACAATAAAACAATTATAGCAAATGAAGCATAA
- a CDS encoding DUF1553 domain-containing protein, whose product MRRLFFIFLGALVVLVAALYISSSSVDLPSDVKEAYNALPKSLDYNIDVKPILSDKCFACHGPDKAKQKAGLRLDIAKFAYADLPEDKGKVAIDPGNLEGSEFFHRILSNDPKYMMPSPESHHTLTATEKAILIKWIKDGAKYKPHWAFVRPVKPDVPEADNKDWTANNPIDNFVLARLEQKKLQPSKQADKELLLRRVSLDLTGLPPTIKEIDDFLKDNSPNAYEKQVDRLLNSAHYGEKMAVDWLDVARYADSHGYTVDRLRDMSPYRDWVVKAFNTNFSYNKFIQWQLAGDLMPHPTRDMIIATAFNRNHPQNMEGGIVEEEFQTEYVIDRTNTFGTAMLGMSVGCAKCHDHKFDPISQKNYYQLFSFFNNVKEAGQISWDDALPTPTLMLPTKQKEKILQFINNNISQEQHNIALAQSRANAGFEKWLNAGDYKKLAADKIPNYGVQAYYNFDKGNLVNNINSKQAGLMKRETGLPGDVEVFENKGNGKDLVLNGDTWLDLNQVGVFRKSEPFSVGIWVNIPKQLTEGVIFHKSSAERLYNFRGYHLYLKNNKLELNMAHTGPSNAITKVSIDDVPRDKWIQLTATYDGSSKAAGFKLYMNGAEMKMETTMDQLTKDILFIGGGAQPGLQIGGWWRGRGFKDGKVDDIAVYNRTLTPFEVKTLAQKANWATIAGKDKSALSAADINTLKSYYLAAIDPDMKAEEQKLKVLRTTLSDSTENIDELMVMQEMPKPKKSFLLKRGNYDMPGEQVFPNTPEAILPYPKNLPKNRYGLAQWVTNPDNPLAARVAVNRFWQNFFGVGLVKTAEDFGNQGEMPSHPELLDWLAVKFVESGWDVKALNKLMVMSATYRQDSRASKDAFEKDAENRFLSHGPSYRMTAEMIRDNALFASGLLNTQIGGKSVKPYQPEGLWEINNTTYTPDTGKAVYRRSLYVVIKRSVPNPTLSTFDAPSRSYCIMRRQPTNTPLQALVTLNDPTFVEASKVMGEQISRSNDSRTAIKNTYRKLTGRTPLPKEVDLLLTLQQIELKKFKQHPEKENGWLNTGQYKVDKKMDSALIAANTVIASTILNSDASLTKR is encoded by the coding sequence ATGCGAAGGCTGTTTTTTATATTTCTTGGCGCCTTAGTGGTGTTGGTAGCCGCATTATATATTAGTTCATCATCTGTTGATTTGCCTTCAGATGTAAAGGAGGCTTACAACGCTTTGCCCAAATCGCTGGATTATAATATAGATGTAAAGCCCATTCTTTCTGATAAATGCTTTGCATGTCATGGTCCTGATAAAGCCAAACAAAAAGCCGGTTTACGATTGGATATAGCCAAATTTGCTTATGCCGATCTACCCGAAGATAAAGGCAAAGTAGCCATTGACCCCGGAAACCTGGAAGGAAGCGAATTTTTTCACCGCATTCTGTCAAATGATCCTAAATATATGATGCCTTCGCCCGAATCACATCATACCCTGACTGCTACAGAAAAAGCTATCCTGATAAAATGGATCAAGGACGGGGCAAAATATAAACCGCACTGGGCTTTTGTGAGACCTGTAAAACCGGATGTGCCTGAGGCGGATAATAAAGACTGGACAGCTAATAACCCGATAGACAATTTTGTACTCGCCAGGCTGGAGCAGAAAAAGCTGCAGCCATCTAAACAGGCCGATAAGGAATTACTGTTGCGCCGTGTTTCATTAGATTTAACTGGCCTGCCACCAACTATAAAGGAAATAGATGATTTTTTAAAGGATAATTCGCCCAATGCCTATGAGAAACAGGTTGACCGCCTGCTTAATTCAGCTCATTACGGCGAAAAAATGGCTGTTGACTGGTTGGATGTGGCCCGTTATGCTGATTCGCATGGCTATACAGTTGACCGGTTAAGGGATATGTCACCATACCGCGATTGGGTGGTCAAGGCTTTTAATACCAATTTTTCTTATAATAAATTTATCCAATGGCAACTGGCCGGCGATCTGATGCCGCACCCAACCCGCGATATGATCATCGCGACCGCCTTTAACCGTAACCATCCGCAAAATATGGAGGGTGGTATAGTGGAGGAGGAGTTTCAGACCGAGTACGTGATTGACCGTACCAATACTTTTGGTACAGCCATGCTGGGCATGTCGGTGGGTTGCGCCAAATGCCACGATCATAAGTTTGACCCTATTTCGCAAAAAAACTACTACCAGCTATTCAGCTTTTTTAATAATGTAAAAGAAGCAGGCCAGATCTCCTGGGACGATGCCTTGCCCACGCCAACGCTGATGCTGCCCACCAAACAAAAGGAAAAAATACTGCAGTTTATAAACAACAATATTTCGCAGGAACAGCATAACATTGCCCTTGCCCAAAGTAGGGCCAATGCTGGTTTTGAAAAATGGCTGAATGCCGGCGACTATAAAAAATTAGCTGCCGACAAAATACCTAACTACGGTGTGCAGGCTTATTACAATTTTGATAAGGGTAATCTGGTTAACAATATCAATAGCAAACAAGCCGGTTTAATGAAACGCGAAACCGGGTTGCCAGGTGATGTAGAAGTATTTGAAAACAAAGGCAATGGTAAAGATTTGGTATTGAATGGTGACACCTGGCTCGATCTGAACCAGGTAGGGGTTTTTCGGAAATCGGAACCATTTAGTGTGGGTATTTGGGTTAATATCCCCAAACAACTTACCGAAGGTGTTATTTTTCATAAAAGCAGCGCCGAGCGTTTGTATAACTTCAGGGGCTATCACTTGTATCTTAAAAATAACAAGCTGGAATTGAACATGGCGCACACCGGGCCTTCAAACGCCATTACCAAAGTTAGTATTGACGATGTGCCGCGCGATAAATGGATCCAGCTTACGGCAACTTATGATGGCTCATCAAAAGCAGCGGGTTTTAAATTGTATATGAACGGGGCCGAAATGAAAATGGAAACCACCATGGATCAGCTCACTAAAGATATCCTGTTCATAGGCGGTGGCGCACAACCCGGCCTGCAAATTGGTGGCTGGTGGCGCGGTCGTGGCTTTAAAGATGGCAAAGTCGATGATATTGCTGTTTACAATCGGACCCTAACACCTTTTGAAGTTAAAACCCTGGCTCAAAAAGCAAACTGGGCAACCATTGCAGGTAAAGACAAATCTGCCTTATCTGCTGCTGATATTAATACGTTAAAAAGCTATTACTTAGCCGCCATTGACCCGGATATGAAGGCAGAAGAACAGAAATTAAAGGTATTGCGCACCACATTATCTGATTCAACCGAAAATATTGATGAGTTGATGGTGATGCAGGAAATGCCCAAACCTAAAAAATCATTCCTGCTAAAAAGAGGTAATTATGATATGCCAGGCGAGCAGGTTTTCCCCAACACGCCCGAAGCCATATTGCCATATCCTAAAAATCTGCCTAAAAACAGGTATGGCCTGGCGCAATGGGTAACCAATCCCGATAACCCACTGGCGGCAAGAGTGGCTGTGAACCGCTTTTGGCAAAACTTTTTTGGAGTAGGATTAGTGAAAACGGCTGAGGATTTTGGCAACCAGGGTGAAATGCCAAGTCATCCGGAATTGCTGGACTGGTTGGCGGTTAAATTCGTAGAATCGGGCTGGGATGTTAAGGCATTGAATAAGCTGATGGTGATGTCGGCAACCTATCGTCAGGATTCCCGTGCCAGTAAAGATGCCTTTGAAAAAGATGCAGAAAATCGCTTCTTGTCGCACGGTCCCTCATATCGTATGACGGCCGAAATGATAAGGGATAATGCCTTATTTGCCAGCGGACTGTTAAATACGCAGATAGGGGGTAAAAGTGTAAAGCCTTACCAGCCGGAAGGGCTTTGGGAGATAAACAACACTACTTACACACCTGATACGGGCAAGGCCGTTTATCGCCGCAGTTTATACGTGGTGATCAAAAGATCGGTGCCCAACCCAACGCTGTCCACATTTGATGCTCCTTCACGCAGTTATTGCATTATGCGCAGGCAGCCAACTAATACGCCATTGCAGGCGTTGGTAACACTTAATGACCCCACATTTGTGGAAGCATCCAAAGTAATGGGCGAGCAGATAAGCCGGTCAAATGATAGTCGCACGGCTATAAAGAACACCTATCGTAAACTCACCGGCCGTACGCCATTACCCAAAGAGGTTGATCTGTTGCTCACACTGCAACAAATAGAGCTTAAAAAATTCAAACAACATCCTGAAAAGGAAAATGGCTGGCTCAATACAGGTCAATATAAAGTGGATAAAAAAATGGATAGCGCCCTGATAGCCGCCAATACGGTTATTGCCAGCACTATATTAAATTCTGACGCATCATTAACCAAAAGATAG